CAAATAAAGCAATCTGTAGTTGGTTGACTTAATAAACACTGATGATGCCTGACTGGAAAAACAATGGCTGAGATGAATGACTTTGACACAGTTGATGATTCTTAATCGTCATTTCTTAAGATGAAAGTTTAGTGGGAGTACTAGCTGAGACAGAGTTACAGTAATATACGTATATATGGATAAACCAAAGAATAGTATGGAAGAGTGGCAACCTCAGTGTTTATCATAGGTCAGACCTTTCCCATAATACAAACACTTGCAATTTTAGTTGTAACTGTGCTGAATACCAAAGAGAACATAACATGTTTTCTTAATATTGAGAGATAATTTGTTACAGTTAAACCAATCACTTATcttaattatttattactttagaTACTTGTTGTATCATCAGCAAATAATACCTCAGTTTGGTAAAAACATGACGTAAAACATtgatataaattaaaaataataatggccCAAGGACCGATCCTTGAGGTACACCACAAGTCAAAAAGAAGAATTTATATCATTGTAAGAAACAAACAGTTTTCTGTCTTTAAGGTAACTCGAAAATCAGAGCAACACAGATTTTTTACTCCAAGATGGGAAAGTTTATGAAGAAGAATGGGACGACTTACAGAATCGAAAGCTTTAGATAAGTCTAAGAAGATTCCAATAGTGCTTTCCTTTCTATTGTGAGCTTTATAAGAGATAGATAAGATATGAGACAGCCATAGAAGTAGAGTGGTTCTTTCTAAACCCATATTgatgtgtatataaaatattatgccTAAGCAGATGATCAACAATCTTTGataaacaagtttttcacactttttccATTACAGgtagacagtggtggaagaagtattcaaatattttacttagataaaagtagaaataccatagTAAAATACTATAGTAAAAATAcccaattacaagtaaaagtcctgaattcaaaatgttacttaagtaaaagtacagaagcattatcagcaaaatgtacttaaagtattaaagtagtaatgtttttttatgggaAAACtaagtgtcaaataaatgtagtggagtagaagtacaaagtagcaaTAAAGGCAGAGTATATGTAGGATTTTTCCTTGAGGTCTAAAGGCAACATTCAAAGTTGTCCCCATGGTTGtcccctcctcctcagctcagagagagagagcgacagagtatgactgaaaaagagaaagcgGTGCTAGCGacaacaaagcagtgaatcggggaaataaaatcttattttctgaTTGCTTCAcggcggttacgttctaaagtACACATAAAATCGCCCACACCTTCGCACAACGCTGCAGGGATAGAACCAGCTGTTCGCTATGTTACGAGTCCCGGCTTCATGGTCCTGACCCCACAGCCTGTGTGCTGTCATTGGCTGGAGCTACACGCCACTTaccaaaggttgacgcccagaaacgtcccaaacacagcaaactaaatacaggcagagggcagcgtctctgcaTATACAGACACTGCCACACACTTGTGGGTCTTAAGTgttgattgagagggattatatttgtatgagtctctacattgtttttttttttaggaaaatcctgcATATTCTACCTTTAAATGGAagtattcaagtaaagtacaaccatgtcaaaattgtacttagtacagtacttgagtaaatgtacttaacattagttacattccaccagtgCAGGTAGAATTGAAATCAGTCAATAATGATTGAAAATAGCTGGGTATAGCGGAATGATTTTTGCTATTTTCAATTCATCAGGGACACCTCTTTGTAAGGAAATATTGAGAATATGAGTTAAAGGCATTAGTATAATAATAGACTACGTCAGATAGGCTGATGTGCTGAGGTAAGcctattgtctcatttccggttgccagtgcttgtgtgttacgggtagcatatttttgctgctctatcACAGTTCATTTTGTCAGATTCTTCATTACAACAGCTAATTATTCTCTGTACATTTAAacttacactagttctgctgaagcactcatagctctctccttcttttagcGACTTTCTTGCTAATGTCAGCTTGTTcgtttatttacaaaaaaaaagtctggagagaagctattccttaatctggcatttattaaagcattggaggatcaaaagcatcttgtacaaggatcttttctattcagaaaaccacagtcagcaagctgttaatctgtagccatcatcctaaaaaagaatgctattgttaacattacacagagttttaaaagagaatgtacaactatctgatggtttctacagaggtggggaggagctgtggtttagacttagctctccctttggtggtgcacaggctggtcccagcctcttggcacacgattccacccttcgtgtggagacagcgccctagtggaggaatcctacacttcctctgtttgtaagttgctaaagtctctgcttcgttccccaaaactgatacttttcctctcatggtcattacaatacatactgtcctcagtacatgatggtctttctgatatccctgtttctttgtataaatgtaagcctgtttgcaacagctaatcaacttttccctgcagtcagcaagtctgcaggacaacactttgaattgttaagcctcatgccctgtgtgtgtgtatgtgtgtacaaaggtttcaacatggtattaatataataggcaagcaaccttcacttaaattattaattctcacaaaTCCCTCCTTTTACACCTTTTAAGGTATAAACTCAATCAAAATGGTGCAACTACACACTACAACCTCCTTCCTCGTCTACCTGTACCCCCTGgaactcttcttcctcatctgactccaAAGCTTCACCTAACAGGGGCATTTGGTAAGGCGGAGGGTCTTTCTCTTTGGTAAGGGCAGTGGTAATGAGACGGTTGATCAATGCACGTAAGCAGGAGAGGCAGCTACAGCACACTAAAATGGCTGCGAaacaagcaaagaaaacaatttgTGACATGAAGAGGGccttatatttaccaaaataatgattttccCAATTACTAAACGGATCGTTGATGCCTGAATTTTCAGCCAACTCTTCAGACAGGGAAGTAAGGCCAGCTAGAGCCTCGGTGATGCTTCCATCAGGGGCAGTATTATTGGGAATGAATGTACAGCAGAAGTCCCCAAACATTTTGACTCCGCCcttttctgccaacagcatATCTAAAGCCATCCTATTCTGCCAGGCCATAAGAGAAGTCGGTCCCAATTGTTCATCTTAGGCCACAGAGGCCTGGTTGGCAAAAAGGGTGCCACAGTCAACCCTTAGGGTTGGCCATGACAGTTAGGGCTTCTCAACTCTTTGGGTCAAGTTCTTAGTTTTATCTTTAAGAGCCCTTACTCGTGTTCAGCCAATTCAGTTCTAACCTCCGCTAATGTTCGTGAGGGTGGTGGGGCTGGTACACAATGTGTCAGGTGGTGCCAAATTGCTCCAGCTTTTCCTTTTACCTGGACTGTGTGGGAGGTACACTCAATCACTTCATAAGGTCCTGTCCACTTTCTCTTGTGAACTTTCACTCGTACCCAATCCCCTACCTGAACTGCTGGAGTCTCGGTGATGGTTGCTTCGGGTTCGGCCAGCTGTACCTGTTTACACAAAACTCGGGACAAGTTAGTCAGTGCAGTCATGTATTCGTCACAGTCAATCTGCCAGACATCCAGAGGGGGCATATGACCTCCCTCCCTGGGTGGCCCTGGCATTGGCCTACCTGTCAGCAACTAATGGGGTGTCAAGTGTGTCTTGGCCCCTGTGGAGGTTCTCATGAATATAAGTGCCAAAGGCAGTGCATCCACCCAACTGAGCTTTGTGTCAAAACAGATTTTAGCAATCTTTCTTTTCAGAGTCTGGGTGGCTCTTTCCACCAAACCTTGCGATGCAGGATGATACACTGCTCCACATATATGTGTTATTCCCAGTGCTTTTTCCACCTCCCCCAGCTGTTTCTTACTGAAATCTGAGTCGTATCTGAGCGTACACTATGTGGGACCCCATATCTCGTTATTAGCTCATTTTACTGCTACATCTTCTGACTTTTTCTTGCATGGTATTGCCTCTACCCACTTGGTGAATCTGTCAACCATCACCAGCAAGTAACGGTAGccatttgttctgttttccacaCCCATATCAGTGAAGTCGATCGTGATGTCTTGGAATGGTGCTTCTGGTACTGGAAACCTTCCCATTGGGCACTTGTATGCCTGCTTAGGGTTGTGTCCATTGCAAGTGTAGCAGTCTGTCACATAGTTTTCCACTATGGCTGTCATGTCACCAGCATCCTTCATTgttcttctctgttttcttcttgttctcatGAGCTTATTTGAGTAGTAGCTGACAAAGTTTGGCTGGAGCCCCTATTCTTCCATCATGAGCTCTCCACAGGCCTTCCTTCTTTGTTGCTCCTTTCCGATGCCATTCACTCTGCTTGTATACTCCTGCTTGTTCTTGCATGTCAATGACGTCTTTCTCTGTTAGTTCTGGTAGTTGTTCAGTGGTGACAGACATCTGTGTTGGTGTGTATCCTCCCACCTTCTTGTCCGCTAAGTCTGCAGCATCATTTCCTTCAGCTATGTTCTGGTGTCCTTTGCATTTCATCACGGCCACAGCTGCCGGCAGTAGTACTGCTCTTACCAGTGTTTCTAGCTGTGCTCGGTGCTTTACTGGAGTGTTGGCTGTAGTCAGGAAGTTCCTTCTGACCCACTGTGATGCATCCACATGTACAGCTCCATGTCCATAGGCTGAGTATGTGTAaatgttctctctttttccttcagacaACTCCAGGGCTCTTGTTAAGGCCACTATTTCAGCCAGCTGTGCTGAGGCTGGTTGTGGTATGAGACCTTGGTCTATTGTGATGCTTCTTTGTGTGTGGATCCTGTTTTACTACAGCATAGGAGGCCACATTTCCGCTGTCTCTTCTGTAGCAGCATCCATCTGTGAACAGGACCACCTCTGGGTTTTGTAGAGGTTCTGTTTCCAGATCCGCTCTGAGTCTTACATCTTTCTCAGCTCTTTCCGCATAGTTAGCTTGGCTATTGTCGGTGGTCAGTCCACTTGCCATGTTCACACCTTCAGTGTGGTATGTGACATGTGGTTGTAGCAGAATGTCTGAAATTTTCgtttttcttgctgtggagAAGGTGAATGCACTTGATCCCAAAAATGCCACTACTCCATGATCAGTGTTCACTTTCAATTCATGGCACATTACTATGtggcttgtttttgtgattgcttTTGCCAATGCTGCCAAGTACCTTGTACATCCTGTTTGCCCTGTTTCCATATTATCCAATTTGGAGCTGTGGTACATTAGcactcttctttctccctcctttttctggAAAAGCACAGCATTAACTACTCCAGCTTTTTCAGAAACATCAAGATGGAAGGGTTTTGTGTAGACAGGTGATGTCAGAGCAGCAGCTTGTGCCAGTGCTTGTTTCGTGAGGGTGAAGGCCTCTTCTGCAGGTTGAGTCAAAGATAGGGCGGCAGTGAAGTTGCGATTTCCCATCTCCGCCACCATGTCACACAGGGGTTGTGTGAGCTCCACATACGCTGGAACATGGTTACGGCTATACCCTGTCAGGCCTAAAAAGGCTAGCATTTGTTGGACTGTGGCTGATTTATACAGGAGTAAGTGGCTCCAGTGTCCGCCAGTAACAAGTAAGTCTTGCCATTGATATCACAAGCCACCATTGGTTCTGTCATAGGTGCGAAGAACTGGCCTGCGTTAATTAttttaggtgattttaatattcatgtggacgtaaATAATGATAgtctgcgtttatctcattattagatttgattggctgtcagAGTGTTCATAAACTCACTCACTTTTAACCACACCTTTGACCTTGTTCTGGCatatggcattgaaactgaacatttaatagtcttttcaCAGAAACTtttttatcggaccattattaaataacttttgaactattactggactacatctTACACttgatgtctatctgatagtgctgtagctaaatttaaggaagtgattccatcagcatttaattcagtgccatgtctcaatataacagaggactgttatattgagacaaattgatcatcttgttgatagtgctgcaggctcattGCGAACGACACTCAACTCTATTACctctctaaaaaagaagataataaaacaaagaaggttagctctatggtataacccccaaactcgcaaatgaaatcaaacattGCGAAAAAGTTAAGGGAAATGATGTCACTCATccggaagaatctcgtttagtctggcaagataatcttaaaacatataggaagtcCCTCCGTAATGCTAGAGCAGCCaattactcatcattaatagaggaaaataagaacatcCCCATACcccatatacatatatatttagactgcttttcatCAACCTTCACCAACTAACAGCGatctcttcatctaagccatcaacctgtctcttagaccccattccaactaggctgcttaaagaagttttacccttagttagcacttctttactagatatgatcagtctgtctttattaacaggctatgtaccacagtatgttaaagtagctgtaatcaATTCTCGTCTTAAAAAGCCCATTCTTGATCCAGGCGAAAGCATTCGCCAATcacttgtgtgactttctacataacaatagtttatttgagaatgttcattttttcattttaattgcatcagacaatggacttgtctctgtacttgtcttgttagatcttagtgctgcattctgCACCATCCTactacagagactggaacatttaattggcattaaaggaaccacactaagctggtttaagtTCTATTTATTGGAtggatctcagtttgtacatgttaatgatcCTCCATGCATgtcaaagttagtcacggagtttgCAAGGTtttgtgcttggaccaattctattcaccttataaatgcttcctttaggcaatattattaggaaacactccataaactttcattggtATGCAGAtatccaattatatctattgatcaagccagatgaaactaatcagttagctaaacttcacgCATGCCGTAAGGACATACAAACCTAgctgacctgcaattttctgattttaaactcagacaaaactgaacttGGCCCCAAATACCTCTGAAactcattatctaaagatatagttactctagatggcattgccctggcctccagcgcCATCGTAAGGaatcagagttatctttgatcaggatatgtctttaactcccacataaaacaacttCAAGGACTTCCTTTTTTCACCTATTTCACCTTTTTCaccaacattgcaaaaatcaggcacatcttgtctcaaaattatgctgaaaaactagtccatgcatttgttacttctaggctggattattgtaatttcttattatcaggctgcccgaataagtcccttaaaactctccagttgatccagaatgctgcggcacatgtactgacaagaactaggaaaagatatcttatttctccaatattagcttctctgcactggctccctgtaaaatccagaaaataatttaaaatccttctcatcacctacaaagctcttagtggtcaggcaccattgtatcttaaagagctcataataccttattacccaactagaacactgtgctccttacttgtggttcctagagtctccaaaagtagaatgagagccagagccttcagctataaAGCTCCTcccctgtggaatcaggtctgagtttgggttcgggaggcagacaccatctccacatttaagagtaggctttaGACTttactctttgataaagcttatagttagggctggctcaggtgagccctgaaccatcccttagtaatgctgctataggcctagactgccggaagACTTCCTATGATGCACCTCTCTTCGCCTCTACCTCGCCATTCTAGAtctatgattgtgggccacTTACTGTCCTCATGTTCTTGCTTGGCAACCGCTAgtacaaatattattattagtcttcttattattatccctcacatctctctctcactctctctctcgctctctctctctgtctctctcgctctgtctctctcgctctctctctctctctgtctctctcgctctgtctctctcgctctctctctctctctcaacccaattGGTCaaggcagatggccgcccacctaGAGCCTGTAGGTTTTGTGCAaagtttctgcctgttaaaaggaagtttttcctcgCCTCTGTCGctaagtgcttgctcatggtgggaattgttgggtctctgtaaataatattatgaagagtacggtcttcttttatgaattggtgctatataaataaaactgaattgaattaaatattgTCAAAACCAGGAGATGAATCTTATAGATTGTATAGGACCTTCTGGACCCAGAGAAAATTGAAAAGAGACCATGACTGTCTTAAATTCTGATGGtagttttgtgggttttttgttaataatgaaGTTAATGGTTTGCCAAAGATAAgccatatttttttaatattttgacaATTTGGTATTAAAGTAGCGTTTCTTAGATCTTTCGATaacatgatttaatttttttgtaatttttaaattgAGCAAAATTAAATGGAGTAGGACTCTGAAGGTATTTTTTGTAAAGTCTATGTTTAGTTTTTACAGAAGTCATCTGAAGTTATGCAGGGATTAGCTGATCTGCAGTGAGATTTAGAGGAAACAAGTATGAGGGGAAAAATATTCTTTGTAACATCAGGAGATAATATCAGGAAAAGAGGTGAATGCCTTTTGAGGATCACCAGCTTAAAGGATATCTGTCCACGGAAATTtatagtatttgttttgttaaattattttatatttgggagttgcattttaaaatgtttataatttttttgatGCTACTAAAAAAATCGGACAATGATCAGCGCTTCAGATTTCATTAGAACATTAGTAAAAAAGTTATCAATCAATGTAgctgtttttttcagtcacTCTGGTGGAGACTTCAATCaaaggatgaaaaaaaagagagaataaagagaCATTGTATAAGATGGCCATATCCATAGACAGCCACATTTCAGTAATTCCTATTAGATTAAAAGAGCTATAAAGCCTATCCAGTATAGGTTTAGGATATCATGATTTTTGGGGAGACTACAAACATTGACACGAAGAAAGGGAAATTCCAAATTTTTAACAAATGGATGAAGTCTTTTGAGTGCCTTGTGGCCTCCACGACCCTGAGGCATGCAGGGAAGACCCTGACCCCTCCCATCCTTACACAAACTGTTTCTAGACACTCCCCTCCGGCAGGAGCCTGTGGTCCACCAGGACCAAAACTCACGCcacaaaaactgtttctttccatctgtagctggcctcatcaacaaggcccggaACCCCCAATGACACTGACTCTCATTGATTCTGTTTATGATTGTATTATAGTGTAGTGTATCCCTAGTGTATTATAAATTGATCTTCACTATAATAATGTGATTTCAAAGGGCGTCTTGTTTTAGCTGATGGATACAATTAACATCCGGATCATTAAGATCCAGTAACGTTGAGATAAAGGAATCAgaatcacagtgtgtgtgtctggtagGAGTCATGGAAATGATTGAGTCCTTGTATGCACAAGTGATGTACTcttttgctttcattgtttctgCCTGTTTGCATAAAACACActcctgtttgtgtttaagcagctctgtctttgtgtgtgtggatacaTCAGCTTTTGAGTATATAACTTCCTCTGTCACTTCCCACAGATGCAGATGCGCTTTGATGGTCTACTGGGTTTCCCTGGCGGGTGAGTCTTTCCTggtgctgcttttgttttatccTTTTATGTGCACAGGtctctcattttcttcacaGATGAGCCCCATCAAAAGATATAAACCTTAACAGCCCTGAACAAATATTCACACATTGTCAGTGGAATACTCAAACCACAAGGAGAAAATATGCACGACAGTTTCTTCTGTAAGGTACCTTATCTTGCCGTAAAAAACTAGACCTATTTCAAAAAACTATAATTGCCAGACATATACTGCTTAATTACTATTCAACTTAATATGAATCACTTGTGCCTTTGAATCTGTGATTTACAGTAGTCACTGCCAGAGTTTCTGGGGCATCATTCGCCAACACAGTGAAATAATGTAATGTGGCAAGAAGGAAAGTCTGAAAAATCATGATGGCATATGCAAAACCAAAGGAAAACTGCATTAGCAAATGGAACAATGGTCAGAAGCAGcagtgtcccaattccatactacatactaattgtatacagtatattccataTACTAATTGTATTAGTATAATGTGTTTGCAGTTAgtatacacaaaaacagcatacttaactgttttatattaacagGAAATTATACAATACATGTGCCAATGCATGTTAATCATACTGTGACTTTGGAATGTCACTTCCAATTAAACTTCACTAAtagacaacaaaatgttttaatgatttaatagttattttttgttttctgcgGTATTTACAAAGCTGTTTAACCACCATTCaaaatttgtttacattttttccagctgtgagcagctcctacatttcctttgtgcaaTGAATCAatatctgaaaattaaaaattcaGACTAACAAATTCTGACAGAAAAAATAGACAGCAACAAGCAATAGACAATAAGAGGAGGTCCATACATTGGTTTTTACTGCTATTGTGTTgtaaggtgtttctgttattttgtcttatGACATGGGCTTAACTCtggaaatgttttcatttctattacGTAGTCTTAAATTGAAGACTTGATCTGCTCTGTGTTTTGTGAGTTGTCTCAGAATGTGACAATTTGTACTTGTCTTTAACTTTCAAGATCCATGACCACAATGACTTGTGACTTTCTTTTGACAAACTAGTTTTGGGTTTTAAAATTCAAGGAGCTTTTCAatcagtttgatttatttatgtctttGCTGAGGAGTCTCAGCAGAGCAATACTGCTGACATTGTTTATCTACTTTCATATCTGATCCTGACCTTTTGACCCCACCTCCCACAACAGGCTTGTTAACCCATCGGAGGAGACGCTGGAGGCGGGACTTAGCAGGGAATTGTTGGAGGAGCTGGGTGTGGCTCTTCCTATATCAGTAGAAGATCATGTGGACTCCTGCCATGCCCCTTCTTCCTCCCCATCCTCCTCTTCCCATCTTATCACTCACTTCTATGtgaagaagatggaggaggagcagatTAGGGAGGTGGAGAGAGCGGCTGTATCCACGGCAACAGATCATGGACAGGAggtaacgtgtgtgtgtatgtccttTTCCTTCTAGAATGACTGATTGTAGCCATTTACCTGATCTCATGCTCTGTTCCTCATCACCTgacttctctctcttgctctctctctttctgtctccaggTTCTAGGAATGGTCAGAGTCCCGCTCTACACCACGAAAAGCCTTGCGTCTTTCCTGTCGCACTCATTCATCTGCAATGCTCGCGCCCAGCTGGTTGACTCTCTGCTGCGCTTCAACCTAGTCGCCCCCGAGGAGTTACACAAAGCCCTCACACACTCTCtgaagatacacacacacactgcagaggaCCTGCAAGCGGCCCTCATGCTGACAGAGGCGAAGAGGAAACGGTTTTGAAGCACACCTGCATGTGCATCAGCACATCCTCTCAAGCATGCACATAGATACAGTTTGGCCAACAGCAGACTCAACACAGTCGTTCATTCTCACACTTaatcctaaacacacacacacacattgtcataATGATTCTGAGCTGGTGACTCATAATTGTCTACTGTGTGCATCAAACAGTTTGGGGAAAACATTATCAACTGCTTTACCATTAATGGAAATAAACTaatttaaactgtccatcatatTCCAAATTTTTTCTGTCATTCTACTCCTGTTGTTGatttcaaacagaaaaatttaaaaactaattttatcATGTAAAAGCAAGTGTTATGGTAATCATGAGTCCTTTATCAAAACTTTTTATATCTTCATGTTATGAAgatgacattttaatgattttatcgGGAATTTTGACACATATCATCATCTTGCAAGCTAGTGACAGTGCATACAAAATAACAGACAATAAAGGCAACACAtgacaacaaacagaaacatataGGATGTCACACAGTGCTGTGCTACCTTATATGGTAATGTATAAGCACCCTTTGGTATTCTATAACTGCCAGGGTCAGTGGAAAAATACCCTCTTTTCAATCAGATAGAATTCTTTgcctgtctttgtgctgctcACACTTTGTTGGTTTAATTTATGAAGTTATTGCGTGGCGGTGCTGGTGCAATCCAAG
This sequence is a window from Siniperca chuatsi isolate FFG_IHB_CAS linkage group LG10, ASM2008510v1, whole genome shotgun sequence. Protein-coding genes within it:
- the zgc:103759 gene encoding U8 snoRNA-decapping enzyme isoform X3, yielding MQDHRPSSQSMQMRFDGLLGFPGGLVNPSEETLEAGLSRELLEELGVALPISVEDHVDSCHAPSSSPSSSSHLITHFYVKKMEEEQIREVERAAVSTATDHGQEVLGMVRVPLYTTKSLASFLSHSFICNARAQLVDSLLRFNLVAPEELHKALTHSLKIHTHTAEDLQAALMLTEAKRKRF
- the zgc:103759 gene encoding U8 snoRNA-decapping enzyme isoform X2, which produces MQDHRPSSQSMTSGQLSRAEALACSGYRYACHVMLYSDTKTQLFGRIPIRHIILMQMRFDGLLGFPGGLVNPSEETLEAGLSRELLEELGVALPISVEDHVDSCHAPSSSPSSSSHLITHFYVKKMEEEQIREVERAAVSTATDHGQEVTCVCSRNGQSPALHHEKPCVFPVALIHLQCSRPAG
- the zgc:103759 gene encoding U8 snoRNA-decapping enzyme isoform X1, translating into MQDHRPSSQSMTSGQLSRAEALACSGYRYACHVMLYSDTKTQLFGRIPIRHIILMQMRFDGLLGFPGGLVNPSEETLEAGLSRELLEELGVALPISVEDHVDSCHAPSSSPSSSSHLITHFYVKKMEEEQIREVERAAVSTATDHGQEVLGMVRVPLYTTKSLASFLSHSFICNARAQLVDSLLRFNLVAPEELHKALTHSLKIHTHTAEDLQAALMLTEAKRKRF